The Novosphingobium kaempferiae genome includes a window with the following:
- a CDS encoding alkaline phosphatase family protein: protein MSTIVLEFNELSPTLLDRFIAAGHLPNFKRLRNSALVAVTDAEEAAPNLEPWIQWVTAHTGLSYAEHGCFKLNDGAALSAPRIWDLVSRSGRTNWICGSMNAAVQAGFLGHFLPDPWATEPVSLPDGHFEPYTHLVRSYVQEHSAQPDVSPLDFARFGRFMLTHGLSAQSVLAAIAQLVQERADNVKWRRAMILDRLQWDLFRSIYRNEKPHFSTFFINSTAHFQHFHWREFEPELFGIQPSEQDFREHRDTVLEGYRNMDRLVGQALAMTGGDDNLVLLTALSQQPMLTHEEDGGRQIFRHRDIARLMAFAGVAPGWRYAPVMSQQFLLHFESEQAAITAAERIEALRLSDGRQPMWARREGLSLDAGCMVEQYPAKEIVVLSLAANEAVGFFDLFYPLEALRSGKHHPDGAFWIKGPGIQPRRLADRVSLRTVAPTLAELTGVEGQFSMRSILVSMPMEIAA from the coding sequence ATGTCGACGATTGTTCTCGAATTCAACGAACTGTCGCCGACACTACTCGACCGCTTCATAGCGGCCGGGCATCTCCCCAATTTCAAACGCTTGCGCAACAGTGCGCTCGTTGCCGTCACTGATGCAGAGGAGGCGGCACCCAATCTGGAGCCTTGGATCCAGTGGGTTACTGCGCATACTGGCTTGTCTTATGCCGAGCATGGCTGCTTCAAGCTCAACGATGGCGCCGCATTGAGCGCACCTCGCATATGGGATCTGGTAAGCCGGAGCGGGCGCACGAACTGGATTTGCGGCAGCATGAACGCTGCTGTCCAAGCCGGATTTCTCGGACATTTCCTGCCGGACCCATGGGCGACGGAGCCTGTCTCGCTCCCTGATGGTCATTTCGAGCCCTATACGCATCTGGTCCGCAGCTACGTGCAGGAGCATAGCGCGCAGCCGGATGTCTCGCCCCTCGATTTTGCCCGGTTTGGCCGTTTCATGCTCACGCATGGGCTGTCGGCGCAATCGGTGTTGGCCGCGATCGCGCAACTTGTGCAGGAACGTGCGGACAACGTGAAATGGCGCAGGGCCATGATCCTCGATCGACTGCAATGGGATCTGTTTCGTTCCATTTATCGCAATGAAAAGCCGCACTTTTCGACGTTCTTCATTAACAGCACCGCCCATTTCCAGCATTTCCACTGGCGCGAATTCGAACCCGAACTGTTCGGGATACAGCCTTCGGAGCAGGATTTTCGCGAGCATCGAGACACGGTGCTGGAAGGCTATCGCAACATGGATCGCTTGGTCGGCCAAGCGCTGGCCATGACAGGAGGAGATGACAATCTCGTTCTCCTGACGGCGCTCAGCCAGCAGCCGATGCTGACGCATGAAGAAGATGGGGGCAGGCAGATTTTCCGCCATCGCGACATCGCGCGGCTCATGGCTTTTGCCGGAGTGGCGCCAGGCTGGCGTTACGCGCCTGTGATGTCGCAGCAGTTCCTGCTCCATTTCGAGAGTGAACAGGCCGCTATAACCGCAGCCGAACGTATCGAAGCCCTGCGTCTTTCTGATGGTCGGCAGCCGATGTGGGCGCGGCGGGAAGGCTTGTCTCTCGACGCCGGATGCATGGTCGAACAGTACCCCGCCAAAGAAATCGTCGTATTGTCTTTGGCGGCCAACGAAGCTGTCGGCTTCTTCGACCTGTTCTATCCTCTTGAAGCGCTACGCAGCGGCAAACATCATCCTGATGGGGCTTTCTGGATCAAGGGACCGGGAATCCAGCCACGCCGTCTCGCTGACCGCGTATCGCTTCGAACGGTCGCGCCGACTTTGGCGGAACTCACGGGAGTCGAAGGTCAGTTTTCAATGCGGTCTATCCTTGTCTCCATGCCAATGGAAATCGCAGCCTGA
- a CDS encoding CTP synthase, producing the protein MARHIFITGGVVSSLGKGLMAASLAALLQARGYKVRIRKFDPYLNVDPGTMSPYQHGEVFVTDDGAETDLDLGHYERFTGVSGRKADNITSGRIYQDIIAKERRGDYLGATVQVIPHVTDAIKDFALTETEDLDFVLCEIGGTVGDIEGLPFVEAMRQLRNELGREKTCFVHVTLVPYIAAAGELKTKPTQHSVRELTGLGIQPDILLCRADRELPESERRKIALFCNVRPQAVIQALDAPNIYAVPLQYHREGLDAEVLHHFGMLESAKTPELSRWDDITDRYQNPEGEVTIGVVGKYVGLQDAYKSLNEALVHGGMANRVKVNVRWIDAEVFEKEDSEIAAALEPMHGILVPGGFGERGTEGKIASVRFARERNVPFFGICLGMQMACIEGARAAGIEKASSTEFGPTEEPVVGIITEWMTEDGLQTRAEGGDLGGTMRLGAYPAALSPNSHVAALYNATEISERHRHRYEVNGSYRDALEGNGLIFSGMSPDGLLPEIVERPDHPWFVGVQFHPELKSRPFEPHPLFSGFIAAALRQARLV; encoded by the coding sequence ATGGCGCGGCATATTTTCATCACCGGCGGCGTGGTCTCCTCGCTGGGCAAGGGTCTCATGGCGGCGAGCCTCGCGGCTCTCCTGCAGGCACGCGGATACAAGGTCCGCATCCGCAAGTTCGATCCCTATCTGAACGTCGATCCCGGCACGATGAGCCCTTACCAGCATGGTGAGGTTTTCGTGACCGACGATGGCGCGGAAACGGACCTCGACCTCGGCCACTATGAACGCTTCACCGGCGTGTCGGGCCGCAAGGCGGACAACATCACTTCGGGCCGCATCTACCAGGATATCATCGCCAAGGAGCGCCGCGGCGACTATCTCGGCGCCACCGTTCAGGTGATCCCGCATGTCACCGACGCGATCAAGGACTTCGCGCTGACGGAAACCGAAGACCTCGATTTCGTCCTGTGCGAGATCGGCGGCACCGTCGGCGACATCGAAGGCCTGCCCTTCGTCGAGGCGATGCGCCAGCTGCGTAACGAGCTTGGCCGCGAAAAGACGTGCTTCGTACACGTTACGCTGGTTCCCTACATCGCCGCTGCGGGCGAACTGAAGACTAAGCCGACGCAGCACTCGGTGCGCGAACTCACCGGTCTTGGCATTCAGCCCGATATCCTTCTGTGCCGCGCCGACCGCGAACTGCCTGAGAGCGAGCGCCGCAAGATCGCGCTGTTCTGCAACGTGCGCCCGCAGGCGGTGATCCAGGCGCTCGACGCACCGAACATCTACGCCGTGCCGCTGCAGTATCACCGTGAGGGCCTCGACGCTGAAGTCCTCCATCACTTCGGCATGCTCGAATCGGCCAAAACGCCCGAGCTATCGCGCTGGGACGACATTACCGACCGTTACCAGAACCCCGAGGGCGAAGTGACCATCGGCGTCGTCGGCAAGTATGTCGGCCTGCAGGACGCCTACAAGTCGCTGAACGAGGCGCTCGTTCACGGCGGTATGGCCAACCGGGTCAAGGTCAACGTGCGCTGGATCGACGCCGAGGTCTTCGAGAAGGAAGACTCCGAGATCGCCGCTGCATTGGAGCCCATGCACGGCATTCTCGTCCCTGGCGGCTTCGGCGAGCGTGGCACCGAAGGCAAGATCGCTTCCGTTCGCTTCGCCCGCGAACGCAACGTGCCGTTCTTCGGCATCTGTCTCGGCATGCAGATGGCCTGCATCGAAGGTGCCCGCGCGGCCGGCATCGAGAAGGCCAGCTCCACCGAGTTCGGTCCCACCGAGGAACCGGTCGTCGGCATCATTACTGAGTGGATGACCGAGGACGGCCTCCAGACCCGCGCCGAAGGCGGCGATCTTGGCGGCACGATGCGTCTCGGGGCCTATCCGGCCGCTCTTTCGCCCAACAGCCACGTAGCGGCACTCTACAATGCTACCGAGATCAGCGAGCGCCACCGTCACCGTTACGAAGTCAACGGCTCGTATCGTGATGCGCTCGAAGGGAACGGCCTGATCTTCTCGGGCATGTCGCCTGACGGTCTGCTGCCAGAAATCGTCGAGCGTCCGGATCATCCGTGGTTCGTCGGCGTGCAGTTCCATCCGGAACTTAAGTCGCGTCCGTTCGAGCCGCATCCGCTGTTCTCCGGCTTCATCGCTGCAGCCTTGCGCCAGGCACGTCTGGTCTAA
- the secG gene encoding preprotein translocase subunit SecG, protein MFLFLTVVQALVAAMLVGVILVQKSEGGGLGVGGSPSGLMSARGAANFLTRATAVLASVFVILSIGLAALAVNETSGRDIDTSLERNVAPAAPAQPVDPLGGAANPAAPAPASQGAPAGDSVPADPLSGAAKQ, encoded by the coding sequence ATGTTCCTTTTCCTGACCGTGGTCCAGGCGCTGGTGGCCGCCATGCTCGTTGGCGTGATCCTGGTGCAGAAGTCCGAAGGCGGCGGCCTAGGCGTGGGCGGCAGCCCTTCGGGGCTGATGTCGGCGCGCGGTGCGGCCAACTTCCTGACCCGTGCGACTGCGGTGCTGGCAAGCGTCTTCGTGATCCTGAGCATTGGCCTTGCAGCGCTGGCGGTCAACGAAACCTCCGGCCGCGATATCGATACTTCGCTTGAGCGCAACGTGGCTCCGGCCGCTCCGGCTCAGCCCGTGGATCCGCTCGGCGGCGCTGCCAATCCGGCTGCTCCGGCCCCCGCGTCGCAGGGCGCTCCCGCCGGCGACTCGGTCCCGGCCGATCCTCTTTCGGGTGCTGCCAAGCAGTAA
- the tpiA gene encoding triose-phosphate isomerase: MAGLPYIVGNWKMNGTRAMLNEARAIDRAAARFPKVQVALAPPSTLLYRMRDTVELIGVGGQDCHAKDNGAYTGEVCAGMLKDAGADFTIVGHSERREYQSETDAEVKAKAEAALSAGLSVILCVGETEAQRDAGDAEGVVTAQVEGSCPSTEGAPERLSIAYEPVWAIGTGRVPSVDDVAAMHKAIRAKLVAIYGDAGSDVRILYGGSVKAENAAELLAVPEVGGALVGGASLTAESFLAIVGAAASLAEVG; the protein is encoded by the coding sequence ATGGCCGGACTACCTTACATCGTCGGAAACTGGAAAATGAACGGCACGCGCGCCATGCTCAACGAAGCGCGCGCCATCGATCGGGCAGCCGCCCGGTTTCCCAAGGTGCAGGTGGCCTTGGCCCCTCCCTCGACCCTGCTCTACCGGATGCGCGACACGGTGGAACTCATCGGTGTCGGCGGACAGGATTGCCATGCCAAGGACAATGGCGCCTACACCGGCGAAGTCTGCGCGGGGATGCTCAAGGACGCCGGGGCGGACTTCACCATCGTCGGCCATTCCGAGCGTCGTGAGTATCAGTCCGAAACCGATGCGGAAGTAAAGGCCAAGGCGGAAGCTGCGCTTTCAGCGGGCCTCTCCGTGATCCTGTGTGTCGGCGAAACAGAAGCGCAGCGTGACGCAGGCGATGCGGAAGGCGTGGTCACCGCGCAGGTCGAAGGCTCGTGCCCGAGCACTGAAGGCGCTCCTGAGCGGCTCTCGATCGCTTACGAACCGGTATGGGCGATTGGCACTGGCCGAGTGCCGTCGGTCGATGACGTCGCCGCGATGCACAAGGCGATTCGCGCAAAGCTCGTTGCGATCTATGGCGATGCCGGTTCCGATGTGCGCATTCTCTACGGCGGTTCGGTGAAGGCCGAAAACGCGGCCGAACTGCTTGCCGTGCCCGAAGTGGGTGGTGCGCTGGTCGGCGGTGCGAGCCTGACGGCGGAGAGCTTCCTGGCTATCGTCGGCGCGGCCGCATCGCTAGCCGAAGTAGGCTGA
- a CDS encoding peptidylprolyl isomerase → MLNFFRSFLKSKVGAFIGLAVLGLIALAFASGDIAGLTGSGTAGPGSAIVTVGKEKITAEQLDQSAKRALERVKQQTPTATMKQLIAEGGLEQVLDSLIDGATFYAYGTKNGVVVSDRLVDSELTQIPAFQGVDGKFDQNVFRQALAQQQLSEQAVRDDVRKNMVAQELVVPAQIGSVMSQYAAKRYASLLSETRSGTVIALPSLLFAPAKQPTDAELATFYKDHTGQFVRPERRTLRYAIVGEDKVPAAAAPTDAEIAARFEANKAAYAAKDNRRITQLIVPTEAAAKAVIAEVEKGKSLETAAQEKGLSAAKLEGFSREELSGQFSPSVAQAVFAAPVGKLAAPQKSVLGWHVIRVDEEQKTPAKTLSEVKAELTAQIATEKTRKAFSDALGKIDSQFSGGSNLNEVAKSLGVEVQQTQPLTADGGVYLKPGETISAELRPILATAFGMDQEQPQVAEVEKGKSFVIYDVTDIQASAPAPLAQIKDDVKLAWSVDAGAKAAKAVALKMQADLRKGQSIEQVMAASGKKLPPPQQVSMSRPTLAAALQSGRQVPPPVSLMFHMAKGTVKVQSAAGERGWFVVQLKDIVPAQIDSDDMIRRAQTELGQQLGQSYASALGAAMRKDVGVKRKDDAIKSVRDQLAGTAQAN, encoded by the coding sequence ATGCTCAATTTCTTCCGTTCGTTTCTCAAGTCCAAGGTCGGTGCTTTCATCGGCCTGGCGGTTCTCGGGCTCATCGCCCTCGCCTTCGCCAGCGGCGACATCGCGGGTCTCACCGGTTCCGGCACCGCCGGTCCGGGCAGCGCCATCGTCACCGTCGGCAAGGAGAAGATCACCGCTGAGCAACTCGACCAGAGCGCAAAGCGCGCTCTGGAGCGCGTCAAGCAGCAGACCCCGACCGCGACGATGAAGCAGTTGATCGCCGAAGGCGGTCTGGAGCAGGTACTGGACAGCCTGATCGATGGCGCCACGTTCTACGCCTACGGCACCAAGAACGGCGTGGTCGTGAGCGACCGGCTCGTCGATAGCGAACTGACCCAAATTCCGGCTTTCCAGGGCGTGGACGGCAAGTTCGACCAGAATGTTTTCCGTCAGGCCCTCGCCCAGCAGCAGCTTTCCGAACAAGCCGTGCGCGATGACGTGCGTAAGAACATGGTCGCGCAGGAACTCGTCGTTCCCGCACAGATCGGCTCGGTGATGTCCCAGTATGCCGCCAAGCGCTATGCCTCGTTGCTGAGCGAGACGCGCAGCGGCACTGTGATCGCCCTGCCCTCGCTGCTGTTCGCGCCAGCCAAGCAGCCGACCGACGCCGAACTCGCGACTTTCTACAAAGACCACACCGGCCAGTTCGTCCGCCCCGAGCGACGTACCCTGCGTTATGCGATCGTTGGCGAGGACAAGGTTCCCGCCGCCGCGGCACCGACCGACGCCGAAATCGCCGCGCGTTTCGAAGCGAACAAGGCCGCCTATGCAGCCAAGGACAATCGCCGCATCACGCAGTTGATCGTTCCGACCGAAGCTGCCGCCAAGGCGGTGATCGCGGAAGTGGAGAAGGGCAAATCGCTCGAAACCGCTGCGCAGGAAAAGGGCCTTTCCGCCGCCAAGCTCGAGGGCTTCAGCCGTGAAGAGCTGTCCGGCCAGTTCTCGCCCTCCGTGGCGCAGGCGGTGTTCGCCGCGCCCGTGGGCAAGCTTGCAGCTCCGCAAAAGAGCGTGCTCGGCTGGCACGTCATCCGCGTCGACGAGGAACAGAAGACGCCCGCCAAGACGCTCTCCGAGGTCAAGGCTGAACTGACGGCGCAGATCGCCACGGAGAAGACCCGCAAGGCCTTCAGCGACGCCCTCGGCAAGATCGACAGCCAGTTCTCGGGTGGATCGAACCTCAACGAAGTGGCGAAGTCGCTGGGCGTCGAAGTCCAGCAGACGCAGCCGCTGACCGCTGACGGCGGGGTCTATCTCAAGCCCGGAGAGACGATCTCGGCTGAGCTTCGCCCGATCCTCGCCACCGCTTTCGGCATGGATCAGGAGCAGCCTCAGGTCGCCGAGGTCGAGAAGGGCAAGTCCTTCGTGATCTACGACGTGACCGACATCCAGGCATCCGCCCCTGCCCCGCTCGCCCAGATCAAGGACGACGTGAAGCTCGCGTGGTCGGTCGATGCAGGTGCCAAGGCCGCCAAGGCGGTGGCGCTCAAGATGCAGGCCGATCTGCGCAAGGGTCAGTCGATCGAGCAGGTCATGGCCGCTTCGGGCAAGAAGCTGCCTCCGCCGCAGCAGGTCTCGATGTCGCGCCCGACGCTTGCCGCCGCGCTGCAGTCCGGCCGTCAGGTGCCGCCGCCCGTCTCGCTGATGTTCCACATGGCCAAGGGCACGGTGAAGGTGCAGTCGGCCGCCGGGGAGCGTGGCTGGTTCGTGGTCCAGCTCAAGGACATCGTGCCCGCCCAGATCGATTCGGACGACATGATCCGCCGCGCGCAGACCGAACTCGGCCAGCAGCTGGGTCAGAGCTATGCCTCCGCTCTTGGCGCCGCAATGCGCAAGGACGTGGGCGTGAAGCGCAAGGACGACGCCATCAAGTCCGTCCGCGACCAGCTCGCCGGCACCGCGCAGGCCAACTGA
- the trpE gene encoding anthranilate synthase component I, translating into MERECDRQQVMDQLAQGKPALVWRKLVADTETPVSTALKLIEDGRGDFLLESVEGGETRGRYSLLGLDPDLVFRASGQACEINRGWQADREAFSPLAGDSLTELRALVESCRCDVPEALPKALACLVGYFGYETIGLVEKLPRAPQSPLELPDMLFVRPSLILIFDRLSDELFCVAPVWSGGDGAEQTITRAVERIDEALRRLAAPAPLAPVATDLPEPTKTAIMTPQAYEAMVLRAKDYIEAGDIFQVVLAQRFTCEFPLPPLALYRALRRVNPSPFLYYLDLPGFALIGSSPEILVRVREGEVTIRPIAGTRPRGKTPAEDKANEASLLADPKERAEHLMLLDLGRNDVGRVAAAGTVEVTDSYTIERYSHVMHIVSNVVGKLDSAHHDAIDAVFAGFPAGTVSGAPKVRACEVIAELEPETRGPYAGGVGYFAPDGSVDSCIVLRTGLLKDGVLHVQAGAGIVADSDPAYEQRECEAKSGALFAAAREAIRVAGEPGFGQ; encoded by the coding sequence ATGGAGCGCGAATGCGATCGTCAGCAGGTGATGGACCAGCTTGCGCAGGGCAAGCCCGCGCTGGTCTGGCGCAAGCTGGTCGCCGATACCGAGACACCCGTCAGCACAGCGCTCAAGCTGATCGAGGACGGGCGCGGCGATTTCCTGCTCGAATCGGTGGAAGGCGGCGAGACGCGCGGGCGCTACAGCCTGCTCGGCCTCGACCCCGATCTGGTGTTCCGCGCCAGCGGCCAGGCCTGCGAGATCAATCGTGGCTGGCAGGCTGACCGCGAGGCCTTCTCCCCGCTCGCAGGCGACAGCCTGACTGAACTGCGAGCTCTGGTTGAAAGCTGCCGCTGCGACGTTCCGGAAGCACTGCCCAAAGCCCTCGCCTGCCTCGTCGGCTATTTCGGCTACGAGACCATCGGACTGGTCGAGAAGCTGCCGCGCGCACCGCAGAGCCCACTCGAACTGCCCGACATGCTGTTCGTCCGCCCATCGCTGATCCTGATCTTCGACCGCCTCTCCGACGAGCTTTTCTGCGTCGCCCCGGTCTGGTCCGGCGGCGATGGTGCCGAGCAGACCATCACTCGCGCGGTCGAGCGGATCGACGAGGCACTGCGCCGACTTGCCGCTCCGGCACCACTTGCGCCTGTAGCCACAGATCTTCCGGAGCCGACCAAAACCGCGATCATGACGCCGCAAGCCTACGAGGCGATGGTCCTTCGGGCCAAGGACTACATCGAGGCCGGCGACATCTTTCAAGTTGTGCTGGCGCAGCGCTTCACATGTGAATTCCCGCTGCCGCCGCTGGCGCTCTACCGGGCTCTGCGCCGCGTGAACCCATCACCGTTCCTGTATTACCTCGACCTGCCCGGCTTCGCGCTGATCGGTTCGAGCCCGGAGATTCTCGTTCGCGTCCGTGAGGGCGAGGTCACGATCCGCCCGATCGCTGGCACGCGCCCGCGCGGCAAGACCCCTGCCGAGGACAAGGCGAACGAAGCAAGCCTGCTCGCCGACCCCAAGGAACGCGCCGAGCACCTCATGCTGCTCGACCTTGGCCGCAACGACGTGGGCCGCGTCGCCGCCGCCGGGACTGTCGAAGTGACCGACAGTTACACCATCGAGCGCTACAGCCACGTCATGCACATCGTGTCGAACGTCGTCGGCAAGCTCGACTCCGCGCATCACGACGCCATCGATGCGGTCTTTGCCGGGTTCCCCGCAGGCACCGTTTCGGGCGCCCCCAAGGTGCGCGCCTGCGAAGTCATCGCCGAACTCGAACCCGAAACGCGTGGCCCCTACGCGGGCGGCGTCGGCTACTTCGCGCCGGACGGTTCAGTGGATAGCTGCATCGTCCTGCGGACGGGACTGCTCAAGGACGGCGTTCTCCACGTTCAGGCCGGTGCCGGTATCGTGGCAGACAGCGATCCTGCCTACGAGCAGCGCGAGTGCGAAGCTAAGAGCGGCGCGCTGTTCGCCGCCGCGCGCGAAGCTATCCGCGTCGCGGGGGAACCGGGCTTCGGGCAATGA